TGCGCCGTAGACGTACGGGGAGCCGATCTTGGACTGCGCGATGGACACGACGCGCTCGCCGAAAGACGGCTGCGGCTTCGGAGCCGGCTTCGGCTTCGGCGCAGCGGCCGGTGCGGAGTAGCTGGTCGCTGCCTGAGCCGGCAGAACCTGCTTCTCGACGTTCGCGATGAAGTCATTGAAGCCCGGGACGTTGTTCACGCCCGGCAGCGCCTTAACGCGTGCGATCGCTGCGCGGACATCGCCGTCCGCAGAAGCACCCTTGAGGGACGGGACCCACGCGTCGATGCCCGGGATGGCTGCGATGCCCGGAACGGTCTCGATACCCGGGACCTGAACTGCGATCGGGGTGTTGGGGACGCGGACCTCTGCTGCGGAGGCGGCGGCCGGCGCGATGAGCGCAGCGCCAGCTGCGAGAGCGGTGGTTGCCGCTGCAGCGCGTGCTGCGGTGTTGGTCTGGCGACGGTGCTTTGCCACTTTAGGTTTCTCCATATCTTCTCTTCGCCAACCGGGTTAGCTGTCGGGCGGGGTGTTGAGAATTAGCCCTTGGCCGAATCGGCCACACGCCCCACGGGAGGAAGGCCTCCGCTGCGGTTCCCCGGTCCCCTATCGGCCTCGAACGCGCTGTGCGATCTCCGCGTCTGGGTTACGGCTCATATGTTGTTTTCGATCCATGCTTCCAACGGCTGTTGTCGCAATGTCTCGAACAGGTTACGAAACGGCAACGAAGGTGTCCAACCAACACGCCGTTACAAATCCGTTATCAACAAATCGTTGTTGAATCAGTGGCCATTTCCTTGACGACGACACACGCGTGCTCCACGACATATGCCGCCGTTTACACATCGCTACCTGGGCCTTTGTCGACCAGCGCAAACGATCGCACCGGGACGTAAAACTAGAGGCAGCCCCAAAGGGTTACTCTCTGTGACCTTC
Above is a genomic segment from Corynebacterium lujinxingii containing:
- a CDS encoding C40 family peptidase; amino-acid sequence: MAKHRRQTNTAARAAAATTALAAGAALIAPAAASAAEVRVPNTPIAVQVPGIETVPGIAAIPGIDAWVPSLKGASADGDVRAAIARVKALPGVNNVPGFNDFIANVEKQVLPAQAATSYSAPAAAPKPKPAPKPQPSFGERVVSIAQSKIGSPYVYGAAGPNAFDCSGFTSWVYAQAGKSIPRTSQSQAYSGQQVSLSNIQPGDIVVYYGGASHVAIYAGNGQIIDALNSGIPVGYRDLHMMPIHSVVRF